A region of Mesoplodon densirostris isolate mMesDen1 chromosome 11, mMesDen1 primary haplotype, whole genome shotgun sequence DNA encodes the following proteins:
- the LOC132499569 gene encoding apolipoprotein L6-like, with amino-acid sequence MLVAERGTPAVPQSQVGISEPAERRQGTFHQQEAVRAQREGKMNMDLMPQNLLDRDEDDILPYEDVKWQDSDLSAEERIFLEEFPNLKEELEVGIRKLHALADHVSTTHRTLTKTSMVANSIAVVSGAMSILGLVLAPAVAGGSLVLFAAGTVLGKAGEVTTILTNVLEHFHSQEAQAYVGSLMPTRGQEVMRAGAVYVMAAGKVVQNCESTIKDIQRSIRAFQIVRAHPRLATAAKSLLTTGQVSARRSRQVQRAFEGTTLVMKTNARLLGTAMAGFSLSVGLASLLKDWKQLKEGAKSELAEELRAQVWELERKLTEFTQCYESLQQKKLSQEKKPVSSSSEGTMGTVPLPPARRGKAGSQGTGEDEGN; translated from the exons ATGCTGGTGGCGGAAAGGGGGACCCCTGCAGTTCCTCAGAGCCAGGTTGGCATCTCGGAGCCCGCAGAGAGACGCCAGGGGACCTTTCACCAGCAGGAGGCAGTGAGGGCCCAGCGGGAGG GCAAAATGAACATGGATTTGATGCCACAGAATCTGCTGG ACAGGGACGAAGATGACATTCTTCCATATGAAGATGTGAAGTGGCAAGATAGTGACCTGTCAGctgaagaaagaatatttttggaagagtttcccAACTTGAAAGAGGAGCTGGAAGTGggcatcagaaagctccatgcccttgcagACCACGTCAGCACAACCCACAGAACCCTCACCAAGACCAGCATGGTGGCCAATTCCATCGCTGTGGTCTCAGGAGCCATGAGCATCCTGGGATTGGTCCTCGCTCCGGCAGTAGCAGGAGGAAGCCTGGTACTCTTCGCTGCTGGTACAGTTTTGGGGAAAGCAGGGGAGGTCACCACCATCTTGACCAACGTTTTGGAACACTTTCACAGTCAAGAAGCTCAAGCTTATGTCGGTAGCCTAATGCCCACCCGTGGCCAAGAGGTCATGAGAGCTGGGGCAGTCTATGTCATGGCTGCCGGAAAGGTGGTCCAGAATTGTGAAAGCACCATCAAGGATATCCAGAGGAGCATCCGTGCCTTTCAGATAGTCAGGGCCCACCCGCGCCTGGCCACTGCTGCCAAGAGTCTCCTGACCACTGGCCAAGTCTCAGCCCGAAGGAGCAGGCAGGTGCAAAGAGCTTTTGAAGGTACCACCCTGGTGATGAAAACAAACGCTCGCTTGCTGGGTACTGCAATGGCTGGCTTCTCCCTCAGCGTGGGCTTGGCCTCCCTCCTGAAGGACTGGAAACAGCTGAAGGAGGGAGCAAAATCAGAGCTTGCGGAAGAGCTAAGGGCGCAGGTTTGGGAGCTGGAAAGGAAGCTGACAGAATTCACCCAGTGCTATGAAAGCCTGCAGCAGAAG aaACTCTCCCAAGAAAAAAAGCCTGTGAGCTCCTCTTCGGAAGGAACCATGGGGACTGTACCTCTGCCACCAGCCAGGCGTGGGAAAGCAGGATCCCAGGGGACAGGAGAGGATGAAGGCAATTGA